The Primulina eburnea isolate SZY01 chromosome 13, ASM2296580v1, whole genome shotgun sequence genome includes a region encoding these proteins:
- the LOC140810004 gene encoding probable aquaporin PIP2-8 translates to MAKEVTEEAPVQQTGKDYVDPPPPPLFGLKELRLWSFYRALIAEFIATLLFLYIGVATVIGHVKLNNADQCDGVGILGIAWAFGGMIFILVYCTAGISGGHINPAVTLGLFLARKLSLVRAVAYMVAQCLGAICGVGLVKAFMKSFYNRLGGGANFVQPGYNKGTALGAEIIGTFVLVYTVFSATDPKRSARDSHVPVLAPLPIGFAVFMVHLATIPITGTGINPARSFGAAVIYNKGKIWDDQWIFWVGPFVGALAAAIYHQFILRAAAIKALGSFRSNPKN, encoded by the exons ATGGCGAAAGAAGTGACTGAAGAAGCACCGGTGCAGCAGACGGGGAAGGATTACGTGGatccgccgccgccgccgctaTTCGGTTTAAAGGAGCTCAGGCTCTGGTCTTTCTACAGAGCCCTCATAGCTGAGTTCATCGCCACCCTGCTCTTCCTCTATATTGGTGTCGCCACCGTCATCGGCCACGTAAAGCTAAATAATGCAGACCAGTGTGACGGCGTGGGTATCCTTGGAATTGCGTGGGCCTTCGGTGGGATGATATTCATCCTTGTCTACTGCACTGCCGGCATCTCAG GGGGTCACATCAACCCGGCTGTGACGTTGGGTTTGTTCTTGGCGAGGAAGCTGTCCCTGGTTAGAGCTGTTGCGTACATGGTGGCACAGTGTTTGGGTGCTATCTGTGGTGTTGGTTTGGTAAAAGCCTTCATGAAGAGTTTCTACAACAGACTCGGAGGCGGCGCTAATTTCGTGCAACCTGGTTACAACAAGGGCACCGCACTGGGTGCTGAGATAATCGGCACTTTTGTGCTTGTTTACACCGTCTTCTCCGCCACCGATCCCAAACGCAGCGCCCGTGATTCTCATGTTCCG GTTTTGGCGCCACTTCCTATTGGATTTGCGGTTTTCATGGTTCATTTGGCGACAATTCCAATTACTGGAACTGGTATTAACCCTGCTAGGAGCTTTGGAGCTGCTGTGATTTACAATAAAGGAAAAATCTGGGATGACCAGTGGATTTTCTGGGTTGGGCCGTTCGTGGGAGCCCTTGCAGCGGCGATTTACCACCAGTTTATCCTGAGGGCTGCCGCCATTAAAGCTCTGGGATCCTTCAGGAGCAACCCCAAGAACTAG